In Sphaeramia orbicularis chromosome 12, fSphaOr1.1, whole genome shotgun sequence, the following proteins share a genomic window:
- the fam163ba gene encoding protein FAM163B: MTAGTVVITGGILATVILLLIIAVLCYCRLQYYCCKKEESESEEEEPDFAVTSRLPPVHSNHNIVAATAAASSIPNGPALFSTPPLARKLTRSQTFCPSCTHYELPFYLQPPQPQLHHQPDGLRNGGERISYRSVQQQDLDLPVPVNISNYRKPNLARSVTMRDMFTRSCSISTDV; encoded by the exons ATGACAGCCGGGACAGTGGTCATCACTGGTGGAATTCTAGCTACAGTAATATTACTCCTTATCATCGCAGTACTGTGCTACTGTAGGCTGCAG TATTATTGCTGTAAGAAGGAAGAATCCGAgtcggaggaggaggagccagacTTTGCTGTCACATCCCGCCTTCCGCCTGTTCACTCCAACCACAACATTGTGGCGGCGACAGCCGCCGCCTCCTCCATCCCAAATGGCCCTGCCCTTTTCTCCACCCCTCCACTGGCCAGAAAACTGACACGTTCACAGACCTTCTGTCCATCTTGTACGCACTATGAGTTGCCATTCTACCTCCAGCCCCCTCAGCCACAACTCCACCACCAGCCAGATGGGTTGAGGAACGGAGGAGAGCGGATCAGCTATCGCAGTGTCCAGCAGCAGGATCTGGACCTGCCAGTGCCTGTGAACATTTCAAACTACCGCAAACCTAACCTTGCCCGGTCCGTCACCATGAGGGACATGTTTACACGCAGCTGTAGCATCAGCACTGACGTTTAG